CAAAAAAAGAGGTTGCTTCAGCGTAAACCGCTTGAAACAACCTTAGGATAAAATATAAGGGGGTTAAAACAAATTCCACTTTTAGTATACCCTTATTTTGTAACGATATGATTACATTTATGTTAAAGAATTATTGATTTATTTTTTCTTTTATTTCTTCCACGTAATGTTGAGCTGATTGAGCTGCAATACTGCCGTCGCCTGTAGCTGTTACAATTTGACGAAGCATTTTTTCACGAACATCGCCCGCTGCATAAATACCTGGAATAACCGTTTCCATTTTTTCGTTTGTTACGATATAGCCTGCTTCGTTTAAAATATTCAGTGAAGCAAATGGCGCTGTTAATGGAAGCATGCCGACATATACGAATACGCCATCTGTTTCCACTTCTGATTCTGTACCGTCAACTGTTGAAGCTAACGTCACTTTGCCTACTTTACCGTCAACTTCATGAATTTCTTTCACTGTTGAATTCCAGATGAAGTCTACTTTTTCATTCGCAAATGCACGGTCTTGTAAAATCTTTTGTGCACGAAGCTTATCGCGACGGTGTACGATTGTTACTTTATCCGCAAAGCGTGTTAAGTAAACACCCTCTTCAACTGCAGAGTCGCCCCCACCGATTACGATAAGGTTCTTTTGTTTGAAGAATGCGCCATCACATACAGCACAGTAACTTACACCGCGGCCGCCAAGTTCTGTTTCGCCAGGAATGCCCAGTTTTTTATATTCTGCACCAGTTGTAATAATAATCGTGCGCGTTTTATATTGTTTTTTACCTGAAATGATAATTTTGTATTCTTCACCGTCGATGATTTCATTTACATCACCGTAAGCATATTCAGCACCGAATTTTTTCGCATGCTCAAACATTTTTGTCGATAGCTCAGGCCCTAAAATTGTATCGAAACCAGGGTAGTTTTCCACTGCTTCTGTATTAGCCATTTGTCCGCCGGGAATCCCACGTTCAATCATTAATGTTGATAAGTTAGCGCGTGATGCATATACCGCAGCAGTCATACCTGCTGGACCTGCTCCGATAATGACTACATCATAAATTTTTTCTTCTGACATGAAGATCCTCCTCTTGCGTATACCTTTTATATATTTTTATCGTATAAGATTGTTTGTATAAATACAAATATACTGCCTATTCAAAGTCCGACGGTACAAATTCATATAATTCATCATTGTATTTCGATAATGTGGCAGTCGAAATATTATATTTACCCGCAACTGCTTTTTTCGTCACTTTGTTTTCCAGTGCCGTATGGAAAGAATATTCAACAGCAGCAGCAAGCGCTGCACGATTTTTAAACGCATAGCCTTGTTCGAATGCGATTTCTCCAAGTGCAAACCATGTACTTAACACTTGCGCCACTTCCAATGAAATCGAATCATTCGTTTCTGTAATCAGTTCGGCAACTTCCATAAACCGCAGGAATTGCTGTTCTTCCTTGCTGCCGTTACTGAAGTCATAATCCAATGCATACGCCATGCAAAGCTTTTCGATAGCCGTAAAATTCGAG
Above is a window of Solibacillus isronensis DNA encoding:
- the trxB gene encoding thioredoxin-disulfide reductase, with product MSEEKIYDVVIIGAGPAGMTAAVYASRANLSTLMIERGIPGGQMANTEAVENYPGFDTILGPELSTKMFEHAKKFGAEYAYGDVNEIIDGEEYKIIISGKKQYKTRTIIITTGAEYKKLGIPGETELGGRGVSYCAVCDGAFFKQKNLIVIGGGDSAVEEGVYLTRFADKVTIVHRRDKLRAQKILQDRAFANEKVDFIWNSTVKEIHEVDGKVGKVTLASTVDGTESEVETDGVFVYVGMLPLTAPFASLNILNEAGYIVTNEKMETVIPGIYAAGDVREKMLRQIVTATGDGSIAAQSAQHYVEEIKEKINQ